Below is a genomic region from Borrelia hispanica CRI.
AGTAAAATTAGTTTTTATAGTGCCAAGAAGTTTAATTTTGATGACCCCAGCCTGAGGAGTTGTAATTTCAATATCAACGTGTAAAAAAGCCTTGAACAATCTTATAAATGATTCATCGGTACCAATATGTCGTAAAGCAAAAAGCACACTGTCAATATTTGATGTAAGTGATGCAAGAGGTTGACTTTCAGCATAAAAAATTCTAAAAAGTTGAGATAACCATATAGCAATAAATCTTGATGAGCAGTGTTTTGTAGCGTTAATACTAGTAAAGTTCGAATTTAGACTTTTAAGTTCAGCAAGAAGTACATTAGCATAGTTAGTTTCAGTTTGAATTAACTTAGCAATTTCTGTGTTTTTAAGAAAATTAGGTATCATATTTATATTCCTTATTTCTTAAGATGTAATATCAATGAATAGGTTGTCTGTAAGATTAAATATAAGTAATTCTTCAGGCTTAACATCTATATCTTGATTTTCTTTAAATTCTGAATCATTAATGTTTGCAATTTGAGTTTTGTCATCATCTTTGAGCACTGCAAATATTTTTAATCCTTTAATGCCCTTAAT
It encodes:
- a CDS encoding DUF735 family protein; the encoded protein is MIPNFLKNTEIAKLIQTETNYANVLLAELKSLNSNFTSINATKHCSSRFIAIWLSQLFRIFYAESQPLASLTSNIDSVLFALRHIGTDESFIRLFKAFLHVDIEITTPQAGVIKIKLLGTIKTNFTAFITPSTPKGNRLKRILIRETKEGLQTKHRFLTFNFLPKGYSQSIYSFIKNLIPIGRTLKLYDKDNTEIITFN
- a CDS encoding DUF276 domain-containing protein (DUF276 is restricted to Borreliella and related spirochetes.); translated protein: DLQNHIYLNIDSRIRDIYTRIVNNNYTNMGIKFEYQDFFAPVNEIKGIKGLKIFAVLKDDDKTQIANINDSEFKENQDIDVKPEELLIFNLTDNLFIDITS